ATGCATGGTTGTGGTCCACTGTGTTCATCAGGAGATAGCCAATGGCGGCCAAGATCGTCAAGACCAAGTATCCAGGCGTCCGATACCGGGAGCATGCCACGCGCCGTCATGGCGTGCGGTATGACCGCTACTTCTTCATCCGCTACAAACTGCACGGCAAGGATGTGGAAGAAGCCCTCGGCTGGGCCAGCGAAGGCATGACAGCGCAGAAGGCGAGCGGTGTGCTTGCCGAACTCAAGGAGAACCATCGCACCGGCAAGGGGCCGCAAACCCTGCGGGAGGTGCGCCAGCAAGAGGAAGAGGCCAGGGCGCACGCCGAAGCTGCCAAAAAGCGCCAAGAGAAAGAGAACATCACCTTCCGGGAGTACTTCGAGCAGACCTACTTCCCACAAGCCAAGGAAGACAAAAGCAAGCGTTCTTACAAGCGTGAAGAGCAGTTGTGTAACCTCTGGCTCGCTCCCGTCATCGGTGAAATTCCCCTCAAGGACGTTACGCCTGCCCAACTCAACGCCGTGAAGCGGAACATGTCCAAGGCTGGCAGGGCAGCGCGGAGCATCCAATATGCCCTCGCCGTCGTCCGGCAAGTCTATAACAACGCCAAACACCACGGAGCCTTTGAAGGGGAAAACCCTGTTTCCAAGGTCAAAATGCCGAGCGTGGAAAACAAACGCATCCGCTTTCTGAGCCGGACCGAAGCGGGTCAGCTCCTGGAAGCCCTCAAAGACTCAAGCGAGGATGTCTATGAAATGGCGCTTCTGAGCCTCCATTGCGGCCTACGCGCCGGCGAGGTGTTCAACCTGGCATGGGGGTGCGTCAACTTCGAGGAAAGCACGTTGACCCTGATCGACACGAAAAGCCGTGACCGCGTGGTCTACATGACCGAGCAGGTCAAGCACATGTTGCTGGGCAAAGAAAGGGGCGCTCCCGGCGCACTCGTCTTCCCGGCACGAGGTGGCGGCAAGATCCAGGCCATATCAAAGACCTTTGACCGCGTGGTCAAGTCCATTGGCCTAAACGAAGGTATCGAGGACCCCCGCCAAAAGGTTACGTTCCATACTCTGCGCCACACCTTCGCAAGCTGGCACGTCCAGCAGGGCCACGACCTCTATGTCGTCCAAAAGCTGCTCGGCCATTCGAACCTGACCATGACGCAACGCTACGCACACTTGACACCGGATACATTGCGGAGCGCGACCCAGAACTTCAGCGAGGCGGTGGCTCGCGTGCCCAAGGGAGATGGACACGATGAATAATATCCCGAAGGATGTTGCCGAAGCAGTATTGCAGCATCTTCAAGATGCGTACAAGCTTGATGACAATTCCTTCGTTCCTTGGGCCGGTATTTACATCTGCTCAAGGTTCGGCCTGGAATATCCACCATGGATACGAAAATATCTACAGGACTCGTCTGAAAGAATTTTCAAGATGCCAAGGGACGATGGCGAGCGATTGGCAGACAAAATGATGCCTGCGCTCGCAATGAGCACGGTGGGTCAAGGAAATGAGCTGACGAGATATTATCGCCTCATGAAAAAAGTGGACGCGTATTGCACGTTTCATGAAATCATGAGCCAAGAAAAAGGATTACCTCGGGGGCAAGCGATAGAAAAGGTTGTCGAGATTCTCGTCGAGAAATATGGCGAGGATGAAGTTTCGGAAAAAAGCGTTACCAACTGGATCAACAATATCGATTCCAAGCTAGCAAATTCCCGTTAATGCGACACTAACGAGGTCGCCGCCCTGCATCCTAGGGCGTATAAATGCCCCCATGTGGACCTACAACAATAGGGGGTATCAATGTACGTCGTCCATCCAAGTCTCTCCAGTCTTCTCAATTCTCTACCGCCCATAGTCGCCCGGAGCGACATAGAAAAGCACCTCGGCGGGATTATCAGCCGGGGCTACCTCGAAAACCTCGATTCCGAGGGCAAAGGCCCGCGACGCATCCGCGTGGGCAAGCGAGTGGGGTATCTCCGCGAAGACCTCGTGGAATGGCTTGAGAAGCGCTCCCGCATCGAAAGTTGACCGTGCATCGCAAAAAGGATGGCCCACCATGCTTGGCAGAGCATGACGGGCCAGAGTGAGGATGATTTTCGATGTCCCAAAATAATGAGGATGAGAAAAAGAGTCA
This genomic window from Oceanidesulfovibrio indonesiensis contains:
- a CDS encoding tyrosine-type recombinase/integrase, which translates into the protein MAAKIVKTKYPGVRYREHATRRHGVRYDRYFFIRYKLHGKDVEEALGWASEGMTAQKASGVLAELKENHRTGKGPQTLREVRQQEEEARAHAEAAKKRQEKENITFREYFEQTYFPQAKEDKSKRSYKREEQLCNLWLAPVIGEIPLKDVTPAQLNAVKRNMSKAGRAARSIQYALAVVRQVYNNAKHHGAFEGENPVSKVKMPSVENKRIRFLSRTEAGQLLEALKDSSEDVYEMALLSLHCGLRAGEVFNLAWGCVNFEESTLTLIDTKSRDRVVYMTEQVKHMLLGKERGAPGALVFPARGGGKIQAISKTFDRVVKSIGLNEGIEDPRQKVTFHTLRHTFASWHVQQGHDLYVVQKLLGHSNLTMTQRYAHLTPDTLRSATQNFSEAVARVPKGDGHDE
- a CDS encoding helix-turn-helix transcriptional regulator, translated to MYVVHPSLSSLLNSLPPIVARSDIEKHLGGIISRGYLENLDSEGKGPRRIRVGKRVGYLREDLVEWLEKRSRIES